Proteins co-encoded in one Corynebacterium lujinxingii genomic window:
- the lgt gene encoding prolipoprotein diacylglyceryl transferase — MQETILANIPSPPQGVWYLGPIPIRAYALCIMAGIVVALMISLRRYKARGGNPDTVWDAAIVVIPAGIVGGRLYHVITDHDKYFGEGKNPWKAFDVTAGGLGIIGAVALGALAVWALMRHKGLPIAPLADAIAPTVILAQGIGRLGNYFNQELYGAETDVPWALDIYYRVNEAGQYAPLTGRSTGEVIASVHPTFLYELIWNVAVFFFLIWIDRRRRLGHGSVFWLYVAGYTLGRFFIELMRSDEATLILGLRVNTWVTAILFIVAVVIFLRLPKDRETPQEVDPEYNASPTADSQDREYRGNLNDTTETYEGEVGTRG; from the coding sequence GTGCAAGAAACGATTTTGGCGAACATCCCGTCCCCGCCGCAGGGCGTGTGGTACCTCGGACCGATCCCGATCAGGGCGTACGCGCTGTGCATCATGGCCGGCATCGTCGTGGCGCTGATGATCTCGTTGCGTCGCTACAAGGCGCGTGGCGGCAACCCCGACACGGTGTGGGACGCCGCGATTGTGGTCATCCCGGCCGGCATCGTCGGCGGGCGTCTCTACCATGTGATCACCGACCACGATAAGTACTTCGGGGAGGGCAAGAACCCGTGGAAGGCGTTCGACGTCACCGCTGGTGGTCTTGGCATCATCGGTGCGGTCGCGCTCGGTGCCCTCGCCGTGTGGGCGCTCATGCGGCACAAGGGCCTGCCGATCGCGCCGCTTGCCGACGCCATCGCACCCACCGTCATCCTCGCCCAAGGCATCGGCCGATTAGGAAACTACTTCAACCAGGAGCTCTACGGTGCCGAAACCGATGTTCCGTGGGCGCTGGATATCTACTACCGCGTCAACGAGGCCGGCCAGTACGCCCCGCTGACCGGACGCTCCACCGGCGAGGTCATCGCGAGCGTGCACCCGACGTTCCTCTACGAACTCATTTGGAACGTCGCCGTCTTCTTCTTCCTCATCTGGATCGACCGACGCAGGCGCCTGGGCCACGGCAGCGTGTTTTGGCTCTACGTCGCCGGCTACACCCTGGGCCGGTTCTTTATCGAGCTGATGCGTAGCGACGAAGCCACGCTGATCCTCGGCCTGCGCGTGAACACCTGGGTCACTGCGATCCTGTTCATCGTCGCCGTCGTGATCTTTTTGCGCCTGCCGAAGGACCGCGAAACCCCGCAGGAGGTGGACCCGGAATACAACGCTTCGCCCACGGCAGATTCACAGGATCGGGAGTACCGTGGGAATCTGAATGACACGACGGAGACCTACGAAGGTGAGGTTGGAACACGTGGATAG
- a CDS encoding indole-3-glycerol phosphate synthase TrpC, producing MPAPSAMSDVVAGVLRDVEKREASVSFKEIKARSRDMPPTRDAKAALLRHGCGVIVEIKRNSPVFGPTGVNQERLEAVAQDIERGGAHLIACQTERLRFDGSLADMAQARAAVELPMVCRDVIVDPYQIHEARCYGADVLPLQVGILEQARLEALLDRAESLGMVAVAEVRSPAEADRALLAGVSVVAVNSWTFDTNDLNRHAFAEIAPGLPTEVIKISLGGVTTPRDLIDAAACGADAVLAAEAVMAADDVYAATRSLAAAGQHPACPSRR from the coding sequence ATGCCGGCACCGAGCGCAATGTCTGACGTTGTCGCTGGTGTGCTCCGCGATGTTGAAAAACGCGAGGCGTCCGTCTCTTTCAAAGAGATCAAGGCGCGCTCGCGCGATATGCCGCCCACCCGCGACGCTAAGGCCGCGCTGCTGCGCCACGGTTGTGGCGTGATCGTGGAGATCAAACGAAACTCGCCGGTGTTCGGCCCCACCGGGGTGAACCAGGAGAGGCTCGAGGCCGTGGCCCAAGACATCGAGCGCGGCGGCGCGCACCTCATTGCCTGCCAGACTGAGCGATTGCGTTTCGACGGGTCACTCGCCGACATGGCCCAAGCCCGCGCCGCCGTTGAGCTGCCCATGGTGTGCCGCGACGTGATCGTGGACCCGTACCAGATTCACGAGGCCCGCTGCTACGGCGCTGACGTGCTGCCGCTGCAGGTGGGTATCCTCGAGCAGGCGCGCCTGGAGGCGTTGTTGGACCGGGCGGAGTCGCTCGGCATGGTTGCGGTAGCGGAGGTGCGCAGCCCCGCCGAGGCGGACCGTGCGCTGCTTGCGGGGGTGAGCGTGGTGGCGGTGAACTCCTGGACCTTCGACACCAACGACCTCAACCGCCACGCGTTTGCGGAGATCGCGCCGGGGCTTCCTACCGAGGTGATCAAGATCAGCCTGGGTGGTGTGACCACTCCGCGCGACCTTATCGACGCCGCCGCCTGCGGGGCCGATGCCGTACTCGCGGCCGAAGCGGTGATGGCAGCCGATGATGTGTACGCCGCCACACGCTCGCTGGCGGCGGCGGGCCAGCATCCAGCCTGCCCTTCGCGGCGCTGA
- a CDS encoding TIGR02234 family membrane protein, whose amino-acid sequence MKRNRTGALLTAIAGAAMWAFSRMSWISAEYNDDLSGTGQAFITGAEWSTEITAVAVLLIAGGVAAFALRKVGRRVVGAICALAAAGAAVPAGLLLARGADHERIQAILTAGAEEAATDTSSSTIANWAEITGADVAALGPVLTLLGCVLGLVGGVYLALKPGDDAPRQHKYEKEAVRKETIRSDLKEEPDSGRVMWDALDADIDPTAEGDFQSPRPTS is encoded by the coding sequence ATGAAGCGTAACCGGACCGGCGCGTTACTGACCGCCATCGCGGGGGCGGCGATGTGGGCGTTTTCTCGCATGTCGTGGATCTCCGCCGAGTACAACGACGACCTTTCCGGAACCGGCCAGGCCTTTATTACCGGTGCGGAGTGGTCCACCGAGATCACCGCGGTGGCGGTGCTACTCATCGCGGGCGGGGTTGCGGCGTTCGCGCTGCGCAAGGTTGGCAGGCGCGTCGTCGGCGCGATCTGTGCGTTGGCCGCCGCGGGCGCAGCTGTGCCGGCCGGCCTGCTGCTTGCGCGTGGCGCCGACCACGAGCGCATCCAGGCCATCCTGACCGCGGGTGCGGAGGAGGCGGCGACGGACACGTCGTCGTCGACAATCGCGAACTGGGCGGAGATTACTGGTGCCGATGTCGCAGCGTTAGGGCCGGTGCTCACCCTGCTCGGCTGCGTGCTGGGTCTCGTGGGTGGTGTGTACCTCGCGCTCAAGCCCGGCGACGACGCGCCGCGCCAGCACAAGTACGAAAAGGAAGCGGTGCGCAAGGAAACGATCCGTAGCGACCTGAAAGAGGAGCCGGATTCAGGCCGCGTGATGTGGGACGCGCTGGACGCGGACATCGACCCGACGGCTGAGGGGGATTTCCAGTCCCCGCGACCCACCAGCTAG
- a CDS encoding inositol monophosphatase family protein, producing MRDLAGYLEAAKRAVDAGREVFVDKLGAAPALHKGPGDFATEADLAIEQILREQLTAATGIAVYGEEQGGAFDPAACWVVDPIDGTSNYSSGNPNCAILCTLMLDGAPVVAITDAPLLDMRLTAIDGGQVMLNDDPLPPVNADTAAAAQVGIGSLASADRQRFPASFRLDLAGVLTESHLRPRISGSVGVDLAFMAQGIYQAAVSFSPHIWDNAAGVLFARCAGATVSGLDGAAWTPQTSGVVVGTGRAHRTVMDAIGKSTRGGTADEA from the coding sequence ATGCGTGATCTGGCCGGCTACCTCGAGGCCGCGAAGCGTGCGGTTGATGCGGGGCGTGAGGTGTTCGTGGACAAGCTAGGTGCCGCGCCCGCCCTGCACAAAGGCCCAGGTGACTTCGCCACCGAGGCTGACCTCGCCATCGAGCAGATCCTGCGCGAACAACTGACGGCAGCCACCGGCATCGCCGTGTACGGCGAGGAGCAAGGCGGCGCCTTCGACCCGGCTGCGTGCTGGGTGGTCGACCCGATCGACGGCACCTCGAATTACTCGTCGGGCAACCCGAATTGCGCCATTTTGTGCACGCTCATGCTCGACGGTGCGCCTGTGGTGGCCATTACCGACGCGCCGTTGCTGGACATGCGGCTCACCGCCATCGACGGTGGGCAAGTGATGCTTAACGACGACCCCCTGCCTCCGGTCAACGCCGACACCGCCGCAGCTGCCCAGGTGGGCATCGGCTCGCTCGCGTCTGCGGACCGGCAACGGTTCCCGGCGTCGTTCCGCCTTGACCTCGCGGGGGTGTTAACGGAATCGCACCTGCGCCCGCGGATTAGCGGCTCGGTCGGTGTGGACCTCGCGTTTATGGCGCAGGGGATCTACCAGGCAGCGGTGAGTTTCTCGCCGCACATCTGGGACAACGCCGCGGGTGTGCTGTTCGCGCGGTGCGCCGGGGCAACCGTGAGCGGTCTCGACGGGGCGGCGTGGACCCCGCAGACCAGCGGTGTGGTTGTTGGCACCGGCCGGGCGCACCGTACGGTGATGGACGCAATTGGCAAGTCAACCCGAGGAGGCACGGCAGATGAAGCGTAA
- a CDS encoding type 1 glutamine amidotransferase family protein, with protein sequence MTDTPVRPTVAVLEHSAGVEPLVAALSAAGADAFSTTDPNQAAAASGLVLPGGADFDHAVAGLKRFKGERIVGQRLAGGRPLLAVGTGMHVLFDRAVRGRRETAGLGEWPGDVVEIDFAPGDYAVEPAAGSRLFADADTFAFDGPLAVQAFPLAEDDFIAYPKLTWADVNGQRVLAAVENGPLSAVAFNPADSGEAGLKVLRNWITQLPEPTHA encoded by the coding sequence ATGACGGATACGCCTGTACGCCCCACAGTTGCGGTGCTCGAGCACTCCGCCGGGGTAGAGCCCCTTGTCGCAGCACTGTCCGCCGCAGGGGCGGACGCGTTTTCGACCACCGACCCCAACCAGGCCGCTGCGGCCAGCGGTCTCGTGCTGCCGGGCGGTGCGGATTTCGATCATGCTGTTGCGGGTCTTAAGCGCTTCAAGGGGGAGCGCATCGTCGGCCAGCGCCTCGCCGGCGGCCGCCCGTTGCTCGCGGTGGGCACCGGCATGCACGTGCTGTTCGACCGCGCAGTTCGCGGCCGGCGTGAGACAGCCGGTCTGGGGGAGTGGCCCGGCGACGTCGTCGAGATCGACTTTGCTCCGGGCGACTACGCAGTCGAGCCCGCAGCGGGATCGAGGCTGTTCGCCGATGCGGACACGTTCGCCTTCGACGGTCCCCTCGCGGTGCAGGCGTTTCCGCTCGCGGAGGACGACTTCATCGCATACCCCAAACTCACCTGGGCCGACGTTAACGGCCAGCGCGTGCTCGCCGCTGTGGAAAACGGTCCGCTGTCGGCGGTGGCCTTCAACCCGGCCGACTCCGGTGAGGCTGGCCTCAAGGTGCTGCGCAACTGGATTACGCAACTGCCGGAGCCCACCCATGCGTGA
- a CDS encoding MFS transporter — translation MAFSRRPLTRQEVDSLTNVWRARGLIPVLVAVAAAFAAWALLLPVVPTAVIDAGQPASLAGLSTGVFMLATVLTQVCMPLALRKLGYRLVMAVSSLLLGIPALGYMIGMDAMPLLTISAIRGIGFGALSVAEAAIIAELVPLRLLGSATGIFGAVVGLAQMVALPSGLALVDVIGYNAVYAIAAAIGGVSLVACMAIPTIPPPEAEPETANMVHVPMWHLVVVPALALMFVTTAYGAITNFLPVSMRELDPVTGAALGGLMLGVMNFASMISRYIAGKIMDRRGEPGTVLIPCQVICAIGVAMMAGILALEMPAWTMLIAALFYGAGFGAVQNEALTMMFYRLPRSKTSEASAVWNIAFDGGTGLGSTFYGMLIASMAFAPMFGIAASVIAIGLIVTLLDRQLGRHRVVEVNNLAVRLKSVQAPRRYPRK, via the coding sequence GTGGCCTTTTCCCGCCGGCCATTAACCCGCCAAGAGGTCGATTCGCTGACGAATGTGTGGCGCGCCCGCGGCCTGATCCCGGTGCTCGTCGCCGTCGCAGCGGCCTTTGCCGCGTGGGCGCTTTTGCTTCCGGTGGTGCCCACCGCCGTGATCGATGCGGGCCAGCCCGCATCGCTGGCGGGGTTGTCTACCGGTGTGTTCATGCTCGCCACAGTGCTGACTCAGGTGTGCATGCCGTTGGCGCTACGTAAGTTGGGCTACCGGCTGGTCATGGCGGTGTCCTCGCTGCTGCTCGGTATCCCGGCGCTGGGCTACATGATCGGCATGGACGCGATGCCGCTACTGACCATCAGTGCGATCCGCGGCATCGGCTTCGGCGCCCTGTCTGTGGCGGAGGCCGCCATCATCGCCGAGCTTGTTCCGCTGCGTCTGCTCGGTAGCGCTACCGGCATCTTCGGCGCCGTCGTCGGTTTGGCGCAGATGGTGGCGCTGCCGTCGGGGCTCGCGCTTGTCGACGTCATCGGTTACAACGCCGTCTACGCAATCGCCGCCGCCATTGGCGGTGTCTCGCTGGTGGCCTGCATGGCAATCCCCACCATCCCGCCGCCGGAGGCTGAGCCGGAGACGGCGAACATGGTGCACGTGCCCATGTGGCACCTCGTGGTCGTGCCTGCACTGGCCTTGATGTTTGTCACCACCGCGTACGGCGCCATCACCAACTTCCTGCCGGTGTCTATGCGCGAACTCGACCCCGTCACCGGCGCCGCGCTCGGCGGGCTGATGCTGGGTGTGATGAATTTCGCCTCCATGATTTCGCGCTACATCGCTGGCAAGATCATGGACCGCCGCGGCGAGCCCGGCACCGTGCTCATCCCGTGCCAGGTCATTTGCGCGATCGGTGTGGCCATGATGGCGGGCATCCTCGCGCTGGAAATGCCGGCGTGGACGATGCTCATCGCGGCGCTGTTCTACGGAGCCGGCTTCGGAGCGGTGCAAAACGAGGCGCTGACGATGATGTTCTACCGCCTGCCGCGTTCGAAGACGTCCGAGGCGTCCGCGGTGTGGAACATCGCCTTTGACGGCGGCACCGGGTTGGGCTCGACGTTTTACGGCATGCTCATCGCTTCGATGGCGTTCGCGCCGATGTTTGGCATCGCCGCCAGCGTGATCGCGATCGGGCTTATCGTCACCCTGCTGGACCGCCAGCTGGGTCGCCACCGCGTGGTGGAGGTCAACAACCTCGCGGTGCGGCTGAAGTCCGTGCAAGCTCCGCGCCGCTACCCGCGTAAGTAA
- a CDS encoding TetR family transcriptional regulator: MQLSRERITKAALEILAGYGLADVSMRRVASSLSVAPAALYWHIANKQELIAAMGLAIVQPLIDDPLPHPADLSRQLRDAVLGVRDGAEVLVAAMSQPDAEVRAVLAETFVEAVGAYAGSSSSDVRAAALGILHLTLGDAAVHQAGAQLAEATHGDQPTDDDAAALHEQAVGYLLDGLARHS, translated from the coding sequence ATGCAACTGTCCCGCGAGCGCATCACGAAAGCCGCGCTGGAAATCCTCGCCGGCTACGGCCTGGCCGATGTGTCCATGCGCCGCGTCGCCTCGTCACTATCCGTCGCGCCCGCCGCGTTGTACTGGCACATCGCCAACAAGCAAGAGTTGATCGCGGCGATGGGGCTCGCCATCGTGCAACCGCTTATCGACGACCCACTGCCCCACCCCGCCGATTTAAGCCGCCAACTGCGCGACGCGGTGCTTGGCGTACGCGACGGTGCAGAAGTGCTGGTCGCGGCGATGAGCCAGCCGGACGCGGAGGTGCGCGCGGTGCTGGCGGAGACGTTTGTGGAAGCGGTTGGGGCGTACGCGGGGTCGTCGTCAAGCGATGTGCGCGCAGCCGCGTTGGGGATTTTGCACCTCACGCTCGGCGACGCCGCCGTGCACCAAGCAGGCGCCCAACTGGCTGAGGCGACGCACGGCGACCAGCCCACAGACGACGACGCGGCCGCGCTGCACGAACAAGCGGTGGGCTACCTGCTCGACGGCCTGGCACGACACTCGTAG
- the glgX gene encoding glycogen debranching protein GlgX, whose protein sequence is MSETIVWPGSAYPLGSTFDGAGTNFALFSGVAEKVELCLIDDSGQETRVPLDEVDNHVWHAYLPGVHPGQRYGYRVHGPWDPDNGKRCDPNKLLVDPYARAFDGAFDQHSSLFSYDVHAEDPGTGRNEEDSLGHTMLSVVINPFFDWGDDRTPKIPDDETVIYECHVKGMTQAHPDIPEQLRGTYAGMAHPVMVDYLTDLGVTSIELLPVHQFLQDDRLRDLGLRNYWGYNTFGFFAPEHSYASSDAPGDAVAEFKQMVRTYHEAGIEVILDVVYNHTAEGNHMGPTIAFRGIDNEAYYRLVDDNRFLYMDYTGTGNSLNVRYPHSLQLIMDSLRYWVTEMHVDGFRFDLASTLAREFSDVDRLATFFDLVQQDPVVSQVKLIAEPWDVGEGGYQVGNFPALWSEWNGKYRDTIRDFWRGEDSTLGEFASRLTGSSDLYQHNGRRPTASINFITAHDGFTLNDLVSYNEKHNEDNGEDNRDGESHNRSWNCGVEGPTDDPEVLELRARQRRNFLTTLMLSQGTPMLNHGDEIARTQGGNNNVYCQDNEIAWMDWSRLDEATDLHDFTRRLIELRREHPVFRRRRFPAGGALGDDNHEIAWLTPECTLMTQDDWNAPFGRALMVHLDGEAIAEPDARGRRVVDDSFLLMFNAHFEDIDFTVPGEEFGSEWEFVVDTTEPLGYRDQADAVQPGATVTVGQRSTVVLRRTQPPAGEGRKEGND, encoded by the coding sequence ATGAGTGAGACCATCGTGTGGCCCGGCTCCGCCTACCCGCTGGGCTCGACGTTCGACGGCGCCGGCACCAACTTCGCGCTGTTTTCCGGCGTCGCCGAGAAAGTGGAGCTCTGCCTTATCGACGACTCCGGCCAGGAAACCCGCGTGCCGCTCGACGAGGTGGACAACCACGTCTGGCACGCCTACCTGCCGGGAGTGCACCCCGGGCAGCGCTACGGCTACCGGGTACACGGTCCGTGGGACCCGGACAATGGCAAGCGCTGCGACCCGAACAAGCTGCTCGTCGACCCGTACGCACGCGCCTTCGACGGCGCGTTCGACCAGCACTCCTCACTATTTTCCTACGACGTGCACGCCGAGGACCCCGGCACGGGCCGCAACGAGGAGGACTCGCTCGGCCACACGATGCTGTCGGTGGTGATCAATCCGTTTTTCGACTGGGGCGACGACCGCACGCCGAAGATCCCGGACGACGAAACGGTGATCTACGAATGCCACGTCAAAGGCATGACGCAGGCGCATCCGGACATCCCGGAGCAGCTGCGCGGCACGTACGCGGGCATGGCGCACCCGGTGATGGTGGATTACCTCACAGACTTGGGCGTGACGTCGATTGAGCTGCTGCCGGTGCACCAGTTCCTCCAAGACGACCGCCTGCGCGACCTGGGGCTGCGTAACTACTGGGGCTACAACACGTTCGGCTTTTTCGCCCCGGAGCACAGCTACGCCTCCTCCGACGCCCCCGGCGATGCGGTTGCCGAGTTCAAGCAGATGGTGCGCACCTACCACGAGGCCGGCATCGAGGTGATCCTGGATGTGGTGTACAACCACACCGCCGAAGGCAACCACATGGGCCCGACCATCGCGTTCCGCGGCATCGACAACGAGGCGTACTACAGGCTTGTCGACGACAACCGGTTCCTCTACATGGACTACACCGGCACCGGAAACTCGCTTAACGTGCGCTATCCGCACTCGCTGCAACTCATCATGGATTCGCTGCGCTACTGGGTCACCGAGATGCACGTCGACGGCTTCCGCTTCGACTTGGCCTCCACCCTGGCACGAGAATTTTCTGACGTGGACCGCCTAGCCACCTTCTTCGACTTGGTGCAGCAGGACCCGGTGGTCAGCCAGGTCAAGCTCATCGCCGAGCCGTGGGACGTCGGCGAGGGCGGCTACCAGGTGGGCAACTTCCCCGCCCTGTGGAGCGAGTGGAACGGCAAGTACCGCGACACCATTCGCGATTTCTGGCGCGGCGAGGATTCCACCCTCGGCGAGTTCGCGTCCCGGCTGACCGGGTCGTCGGATCTGTACCAGCACAACGGCCGCCGCCCCACCGCGTCGATTAACTTCATCACCGCCCACGACGGCTTCACGCTCAACGACTTAGTGTCCTACAACGAAAAGCACAACGAGGACAACGGCGAGGACAACAGGGACGGCGAAAGCCACAACCGCTCCTGGAACTGCGGTGTCGAAGGCCCCACGGACGACCCGGAGGTGCTCGAACTGCGCGCCCGCCAGCGCCGGAATTTCCTGACCACGCTGATGCTGTCGCAAGGCACGCCGATGCTTAATCACGGCGACGAGATCGCGCGCACTCAGGGCGGCAACAACAACGTCTACTGCCAGGACAACGAGATCGCCTGGATGGACTGGTCGCGCCTTGATGAGGCCACCGACCTGCACGATTTCACCCGGCGGCTCATCGAGCTGCGCCGCGAACACCCCGTGTTCCGCCGGCGTCGTTTCCCCGCGGGCGGTGCGCTTGGCGACGACAACCACGAGATCGCCTGGCTCACGCCCGAGTGCACGTTGATGACGCAGGACGATTGGAACGCCCCGTTCGGCCGGGCGCTCATGGTCCACTTGGACGGCGAGGCCATCGCCGAGCCGGATGCTCGCGGCCGGCGCGTGGTGGACGATTCGTTTTTGCTCATGTTCAACGCGCACTTCGAAGACATCGACTTCACCGTCCCCGGCGAAGAATTTGGCAGCGAATGGGAATTTGTCGTCGACACAACTGAGCCGCTCGGCTACCGCGATCAGGCCGATGCCGTGCAACCCGGCGCGACTGTTACTGTCGGCCAGCGCTCCACTGTCGTGCTGCGCCGCACACAACCGCCCGCAGGTGAGGGCCGAAAGGAAGGCAACGACTAA
- a CDS encoding exonuclease domain-containing protein produces the protein MISAHGATLTVTNDELTVTPTPLFASLRGSSATRVVPIADITGVDVTDGDAWSPSHVTLTTAADPVTISFVPGDTEGAARLRSILDDAKHGNAPDTAAVAGGAGIPGFSFVGFDVETANSRWGSICQIGLVKIIDGEEVDRASWLCTPPKDLAEFDPGNVAIHGITAEDVAGAPGVDERIAQMTEFVGDLPLVAHNAQFDASALRDACRATGTAVPKMLFACTLAQARATKLDVKNHKLPTLVEHFGLSLDNHHDACEDAAACAGVIVALARGAGYTGSLMGFVHDAGFTLGSIDDARVTPVLRDRSGAGRALQSEQVAQGGVAAAVAATAEPRGSNQAGPVKKERKPAPWQSVATPDTVPEPAADADPNSPLYGEHVTLTGEFEPHDKGELWQAIAKQGAQVGKNVTKKTTILVVGEWANMTSKEKRARELQDKGQDIQIWPAHKLLETLGIN, from the coding sequence ATGATTTCCGCCCACGGCGCGACGCTGACCGTCACCAACGACGAGCTCACCGTCACTCCCACCCCACTGTTTGCATCCCTGCGCGGCTCGTCCGCCACCCGGGTCGTCCCGATCGCCGACATCACCGGCGTGGACGTTACCGACGGTGACGCGTGGTCGCCGAGCCACGTCACGCTCACCACCGCGGCCGACCCGGTGACCATATCCTTCGTCCCCGGCGATACCGAGGGTGCGGCGCGATTGCGCTCGATTCTCGACGACGCCAAGCACGGCAACGCCCCCGATACCGCCGCAGTCGCCGGCGGCGCTGGCATCCCCGGCTTCTCGTTCGTCGGATTCGACGTGGAGACCGCGAACAGCCGTTGGGGCTCCATCTGCCAGATCGGCCTGGTCAAAATCATCGACGGCGAGGAAGTCGACCGCGCCTCTTGGCTGTGCACACCCCCGAAGGACTTGGCCGAGTTCGACCCGGGCAACGTGGCCATCCACGGCATTACCGCCGAGGACGTCGCCGGCGCGCCGGGTGTGGACGAGCGCATCGCGCAGATGACCGAGTTCGTCGGCGACTTGCCGTTGGTGGCCCACAACGCTCAGTTCGACGCCTCCGCGCTGCGCGACGCGTGCCGTGCGACCGGCACTGCGGTCCCGAAGATGCTGTTCGCCTGCACGCTCGCCCAGGCGCGCGCGACGAAGCTGGACGTGAAAAACCACAAGTTGCCCACCCTGGTGGAGCACTTCGGGCTGTCCTTGGACAACCACCACGACGCATGCGAGGACGCCGCCGCCTGCGCCGGTGTGATAGTGGCTCTGGCCCGCGGCGCCGGCTACACCGGCAGCCTGATGGGCTTCGTCCATGATGCCGGCTTCACTCTCGGCTCGATCGACGACGCCCGCGTCACCCCGGTGCTGCGCGACCGCTCCGGCGCCGGCCGAGCCCTGCAGTCTGAGCAGGTTGCCCAGGGCGGCGTGGCTGCCGCCGTGGCTGCCACAGCCGAGCCTCGCGGCTCGAACCAGGCCGGACCGGTGAAAAAGGAGCGCAAGCCCGCGCCGTGGCAGTCGGTTGCCACCCCCGACACCGTCCCGGAGCCGGCGGCCGATGCCGACCCGAACTCCCCCCTCTACGGCGAGCACGTCACGCTCACCGGCGAGTTCGAACCCCACGACAAGGGCGAGCTGTGGCAGGCAATTGCCAAGCAGGGCGCCCAGGTGGGCAAGAACGTGACCAAGAAGACAACCATTCTGGTTGTCGGCGAGTGGGCGAACATGACCTCGAAGGAGAAACGCGCCCGCGAACTGCAGGATAAGGGTCAAGACATCCAGATTTGGCCGGCGCACAAACTGCTGGAAACGCTCGGGATCAATTAA